gaggcaggaggtcaagagaaaagtgcaagtgctgaaaaagagggcatatgatagttagggtgagagagtaccattaaattttaaggagaataaaaagatgttttggaaggaggtaaataaagtgcagaagacaagagaacaaatgagaacattggtgaatggggcaaatgggaggtaataacaagtagtggtggagtgagagggagacagagtgagtattttgaaggttcgttgaatgtgtttgatgacagagtggcagatatagggtgttttggtcgaggtggtgtgcataatgagagggtcagggagaatgatttggtaaacagagaagaggtattgaaagctttgcagaagatgagagccattaaggcagcaggtttgaatggtattgctgtggaatttatcaaaaaagggggtgactgtgttgttgactggttggtgaggatattcaatgtatgtatggttcatagggaagtgcctgaggattggcagaatgcttgcatagtgccactgtacaaaggcaaaggggataaaggtgagtgttcaaattacagaggtataagtctgtcgagtattcctaggaaattatatgggaggatattgattgagagggtgaaggcatgttcagagcatcaaactggggaagagcagtgtggtttcagaagtgcagggggtagcgatgcagtttcctgtggggcggggtggtgccgggaatggattggaggcaagcaagtaagaatatgtacatgtgcatacatgtatgtatatgtgatatgttatgtatatgtacgtgtatgggcgtttatgtatatatatatgagtggatgggtcattcttcatctgtttcctggcactacttcgctgaagcaggaaatggctatcaagtataataaataaatgaataaataaaaaataggGTCCAAGTCAACAATTACTAGAAAGATGGGAGATAAACATCTTGTAACACCCTATCAGGTCATTTGAAGATTTAAAGGCAATCTGAGAATTTTTCAATAAACTGTATACACATAGGACACCAGCTGTACAAGAATGACGAACAGGTTAGTGTCAATTTCATTCTATGAAAGTAAGGAGGGTATCAaatgcatccccccccccaccccataactGCCTCAACAAGTAAACTGTAAACATTTGTTAAGAGATAACTTAGATAACTTAGATAACTTAGTGATTCCTTGCAAGGCAAAATGGGTGGAATGCAGGATTCTAGCATGTACTGGTGGGTTCAGTTAACATAAAActttatgtatactgtatacaaaCAGCTAACAACATACTTTTAAATCTTTGTGGAACTGGTGAACATATCATAATTAGATCTATGTAATTTCCATGTACTGCCCAAAAGGAAACCTGCATGGGAGTTTCAAACAAGGGTCTTTGGCTTGCTATCAGCCTCAGAAAACAGCAACAAACATATGGATGTTCCAATGAACATGTCATTTGCATGATAAGTCACCAAGATATGATGTGCCACTCAGGCCAACTGGATCACAACATCATGACAAACAACAAATGTGAAAAATTTCTACCTTACAAATATCAAGTTATCCCCACTGTAAAGAATGTAATATTGCATATGGTGATGGACTACAGTGTGGCTGTTTCATCAAAACGTATGTATAAGGCAAACATGTATCAAATAGTTAACCCAGGTTAAGGTGCAGACAGATGTCTGACATCTAACATCTAACACCATAAGACATGAGATGGCATACAAAATCATCTCCATATGCCCTCTTGCATcacaagcaacataaatataactgCACTGCAACTGAATGCAATAAGTGCTATTTGCTGCACTAAGCATGATGTAAACATTTCATTAACTAATTCTCACCTATGGATGGCACAGTGGGCAGTATTACCAGGTCTTGCCGAAACTCCATAATACTTACATGTTCCAGCTAAGACTCAGAACTTAATGCATATCTTGTTTCGGTATCCTCATTTTCAGCTGCATAACTTGGGAAGCCTATtatgtactgtattgtatgtCACTCCACTCCAACTTCCATGGTACTGTACTGTAAGTAAGTCCATTTTTTCACGAAAATTGCATAAAAAACAAATTTACAGACCTTAAAATAACTTCAGTATCTATCATGCATAGGAACTTTGACGTCTTGCCCCAAAAGAGCCAATGCCTCATGAAAGCACTGAATGGCACATTATGTGAACAACTTCAGTTCACTAACATACAATGCAGGCAGGTGAGAAAACTTACTTATTAAGAATACCAATTGACACATCACATCACCTGCCTTGATCTGACTAATTTCAGGAACTTCAATTAGCAAACCATCACAATGTCACAGCTTCATATACATTGGTCATTAACTTACAATCATCATTTCTGAAACTCAGCTGGTACTTCAAACAATTTCACACTACCTCAGAATACTGAGTTATTAGTTTTAAAGTTCCTTTTCTGAGAATCACTGATGATGATTACCTTTCACATTTACAATGATATTGTTAGGGCCTGTATCCACTGGACAGAAATTTCAACAATTTTGCATTTATCAATATTGCACTAACCTAATATCGCACCCTCTGGAGATGTGCATACCATACCAACAGACACATATATCAAAACACTTTTTCACACAACCTTCTCATCCaaatatataattcataacaCATTTAAGTTCTTACACTTAAAAAAATTCTAAGCAGctttccctcacaacacccttaaCTTCTAACACCTAAGGCCATAATCCATGGGAAGCATTTTTAACCCACACATCCTACcaaaagatataaaaaataaGTGTTGAACAATTACATTCTTAAAACACCACATTCTCAAGTCAACTTTTTATGTTCAATAAATACATCTTTTATGGGGATATTAGGGCACCCTAGTCCCACACTTCATGAAGATTTAATGGTAGACAAACATGAAATGTTTTAACACCACAAATTACTTTTGCAGTATATTTCTACACAAAAGATCACAAATGATATTTTTCACAAAGTAGCATCATATCACGTCAGTCAAAACTACCAAGTAGGCTATCCTCCTTAAAACACTTAGTTAAAATATTGCAGTTGAAACTAATGATCTAAAAACAAGGTGAAAGTCAACAGTCTATGATAAATGTATAAATCAGGaactagaaaaaataaaaaaatatatcaaataaaatACCTACGCATATGTTTCATAATGCCATGATTATAGAAAAGGTAATATATCACTTTACTACCTTTCTTTCTAATTATTCATTTTACTCGCACTCTCAACATACTAATTTGATAAAAGTACAAATCTGTTCAAGGCCTTAAATTAGTTCACAAAAATTACAACAGCCATTTCAAAGTCACTCACTGGGCACAAGAATGGCTCTGTGCTTCTCATTTACCAGAACCCTTgctcatagtcccttaccacTACATGAACAAATGAATATTCTCAAGAGCAAACAGGGGAAATAAACCTCAGAGATTCATGTTTACTCTTCCGTTTAGGAAATATTAAACCTTAAACTACACATAACATATATGAAATTTAAATATTTGTATTATCTGCTGTAAAAAGCACATAATATAATAAAACATCAAACAGATCTAAAAATTATTTTGTAAAACATCACCACTAAAGAAAGGTACAACTTTCCTGAATTGGGTGTAAGTACAATGAAAAGTTGTCAAGTGCTCAAAGAGAACTTTGACAAACTGACTATAACCTTAAATTTAATGCCAAAGTGACTTTTAGCATTTTCTGCTAGCAACAATAAATCCACACATACCTTAATCTGCAACATACTTAAAGATTTCAAACCTATCGTTAGATCAATAAACAAACATAAAGACTACCAGGTTCTCTCATACTTTAATCACTGTATGCAACACTAAGAAACAGACTGAGTGTCAGTCAAGCATGGGGAGTTGTGAGCCAACAGCCTTATCATTATCACTTCTTTTATGTGGTCATTAGCAAACTTATCAGTAGTGTGGGATTAAAAACTAacaaatgtatacttatatagAAACTTCTAACAAGATATGACAAGAAAGGACACAAAAATATTCACAACTCAACAAACTACAAACTTCCACCCCACCCAAAGGAATTTGCTTTCATCTCTACAGATTCAACTTCACAGAAAAATCCTATACACTATAAATCCTAACTGCTATGCTGGAAAAAAATCTCAATTCAAACTTGAATGTGTCCATATGTGAGAAGGCAATGTCCACATGAGTATGcactctatatataatatatatatatatatatatatatatatatatatatatatatatatatatatatatatatataaaatgaaaactGCTGTTGAAAAtcttaacaaataaataaatattaaatataaGTTTATGGTTTAAAGATGAACACAACTCAAGGCTGACATATGCCCAGTTTTACCCCCACTTATTCAACTTCATGTAGTCACACAGAATAAACATAACGTAATACCCCAAGCAAAAATCCTCTTAAACTGAAAAATGCCTCAATCCTCTTCATTTGAAAGACCACACTGAATCTTCTGAAATGAACTATTTTTTTGGACAATTTAAAGTTCTTCCACTGTTGAGCTACATTTCATTGTGATATGCTATTTGCAAATATATTCTTATTAAATGAGCTCATTTATTTCAAGTTATTATGATGCTCTGTTAACatttctccatatttccaaataaGGAATGACATCCACGAAACAGTGTTGTCCTTACTACTTAAAAATCTCTTGGAAAGACAGTTACAAGGTGATGGAGGCTATAATCCAGTATGCTTTAGACAGATATTAGGTACATTACTTTGTAAAAGCACTGCAAAGAGCATCTGGGTAAGTATACACCTTGGTAGGCCTACTAGTAAACTATTACTAGTTACTGGCTTACCTGGCAAGAATGATTCACTTCTCCTCACTATACATCACAAGCACTTCCACTGGCTTGGGAGAGCACACCCATAGTTGCCTGAAAGCATACCTTTCAGATCAAGTGAAAAACTTTCAAGATACACTCACATTATTCTGCAATTCTTAGCCTGAACTCACAAGTGTGTTTCTTTGCACCAATCACTGGCAGCCATATTTGCAATGCTCAGCACACTAAGAACAGTTTCTCAATGGTAGCATTCAAATACAATTacatataataatatacatatcttATGGCAAAGTTTAAGTGCTcaggaagtatgaaaaaaaaaatgggtcctGAAACATGGCAATGGCATTTAAAGATGCATCACATATTAAGCCATATAAAAGATCTAACATTTAATGATCCCAGATGTAGTTTTACAAATTACTGGTGCATAAATAACCCATGTGCTATCTATCAACTATAGTATGGGGATTTGTCATCAATAATTTATGGTCACATACAACCTCGCAACCCTTATAAGCAATGCCTATAATAATGTCATTACTTTTAAAGAATTTTTACCCTGTATAGTTTGGACCACTGCGAGAGCCTAATGTGCCCAGTACAGGTAATAATCAAAAACTCATCTTTCGACATCAATATGCCCAAAATATCTATATTTAAAAACAAAGCCCTAGTTGAAAGTGCTTTTAGTACTATTTTCCATCAATACCCAAAACTAGAGAATAACCACATCTGGTCTCATTTGCATCTATTCATAATTATGAAACTAGAGAGCACAATATCCTGTATCACAAAGAAAGATTTCTGTCATTTTCTATAAATATTTGCATACCATctgaaatgaaaaatgacaatcCTTCATAAAACCTGAAAAAAGGCATATCTAAAGACTGGAAGCTAGACTTGACAGCATACATTAAGCACTACACATGGCCAGTATATGTACTGTTTGGTAATCTAAAATAGGTTTACTACAGTTTTTAATTCTCCATATTTTTCCTATGGAAACACTAATAAGCAAGTAATGTTCAGAATCCTGGACAGCTAATATAAACTACAGCTACCACATAAAATTCATAATTGTACTACACAAATTTTAATGTCTAACATCGTAGGAACCTTCAATCATAACATCACATCTTCTACATGAAGATAATAAAATAAGCCAACAGACTTGACTaattaaaaaaataagaaaaatagctTCTCCTAACTTTTAGAAGTGTGATGGAACTTCTTGATCATGCCTTGGATATGATGAATATATCTGGACCTTGTACATCAGAATCTGTCTGCTGAGTGTGTATATAAACCTTGGCCAGCCCACCCTCAGGTGCTCAGTGATGATACTGTCGCAGAGAAGGATCATATGGCCAAAATGGCAGTGGATAAAGAGTATGTTGGCTAGCTTGGGGAGATTGGTTCATGCTATCTAATGCTGCATGATTTTGCATATGTGGTGGCCACTGGGGTGTGCTGGAGGGGGTTTGTGTTGGTCGAATAACACCCATATGACTGAGATTATCTGTCATACGACCTAAATTGTCTCCTAAACGCCCCATTGGGTCTGCTGCACTTCCCCGACTCATGCTGCGTAAATTGTCTCCAAGACGGCTGTAATTATCACGTTCATCATAATGAGACATAGAATCTGACATGCGACTTTGGTTTTCAGCCATTCGACGCAGGTGTTCTGCTAGATACCCTCCTGGTGTACTAGTCATTCGTCCAAAATTTTCAGCTGCCATACGACCTAAGTTATCTGTCATATGTGGAGTATCTGTGATACGTCCTGGACTGTCAGTAGCTGAGTTTCTCATGTCACTCATGTGGGACTGTGGTGCAGCAATGAGAGGGGATTGTGGAGCCGTAGACATGCGTCCTGAATCATCGCTCATGTGCGTTTGGCTAGCAGTCATACGGGTAAGATCCTGGGGCATATGTAAAGGGTCTTCGTTTACAGCCATGGAGTGGTGCTGTGTCATCCTCATGTGATCCTCAGCATCCAGGGTATCTTTCATGAGACCACCTGGAGTGTCTCGCCTATCAGCCATGTGCCTCATATCATTCATGTGGTTGGCAGTGTCTCGCATATGTATCTGACTTTCATCTAAAGATTCTGTACTACCCTCTTGCTTCATAGACAGCCCTAAACTAACAGATGAGCCCAAAGATACTCCTAACATATTTTTCACTGTTGAATTGGCAGCACCATATGCTTTCTCACGAATATCTTCTGAAGTCAAATGGGATGGTATTGGTGAGGCAAGATACTCAGGGTGGTCTGGAATTTCATCAGGCAGTCCTTCTACATGCATGTTATGAATCTTCTTTTTGTGCACTTTAAGATTATAATCATTAGAGAAATACTGGCCACATACTTCACATTCATCATTGAATTCAGCAGGACCAAAATGCTTCTTTAAGTGTTGACAAAGCCCTGCACGTTGATTAAATGTCTGTCCACAGTGTTCGCAAGAATAGTCTTTGTCCAATGAATGTGTCTTGAGATGTTGCTGCATATTGCTTTTTTGGCTAAATGTTTTCCCACATTCTGGACATGGGAAATTGCCTCCCTGGTGAACTAGTTCATGCTTTTCAAGATATTTCCGACTGGTAAAAAGTTTACCACAATAGCAACATGGAAGACTATCATTACTATGGACTTCCATTAGATGGCGTCTCAGCTCAGTCTGTTTAAACATGGTGCCACAAATAACACAGGGGATGTCTTCACGATCTTCATGCCACTTAATGTGCTGCATGTATGTTGTGCGTTTATTAAATGTTTTCCCACACATGTTGCACTGAAAGTCCCCATACATGAGCAGCTCCTTCTGATTGTGCGTTCCATGTTGCTCAGCTAAACGCAAGTGCTTCTCTAGTTTCTCCCGCCATGAGAACCCTTCCCCACAAGACTCACAGAGATACAGATTATTcactttttcatatattttgcaTTTCCCAGCACTTTCTAATTTTGAAATGTGAAAATCAAAATTGGGTTTGTGGTAGAAATGAACTTGGCAATAGTGACAAACATATTTTATCTTGTTTTTGTGATTATTATAATACTCCCTCCTCTTTTCAATTTCTTCTTTTGTCAGAACTGGGCGGGGAA
This window of the Panulirus ornatus isolate Po-2019 chromosome 17, ASM3632096v1, whole genome shotgun sequence genome carries:
- the LOC139754665 gene encoding uncharacterized protein — encoded protein: MEVCYREQVAIPMTDQGEHSDDEKRHRIDPIPIGDNMELKVTTEPNQAQVDQSDGGCEAGARATNMGPEAVIQSPGGELNGHISENTTGKSDSVYDFDPDTEGEMPPAMEDSSDASPDKQSERSETSDSNVKNEPELETLDDSEMAEEESVTESYDGSEYPLETDDGVNDSYECIPRRGRGRPRGSKNRVDGERGRGRGFKFRRISEDRTCTAYDLRNIPDPFANQRRGRPRSRFIVDLGEQNHEVWTKSKEELNISDAELTTLLLSLLESRRDCNSTADSDTMLGLISSEYNKWKDKFTSQVSMLSHYASIHNTNCCTCLGIKKKKYIPAGTGKRGRPRKYPPPVGYGPGMQRPDTIDEDGNIFEPQIILKDGMVVKNEPGDERKGLHAGENGTHDLANTSNGSSAIQILPRPVLTKEEIEKRREYYNNHKNKIKYVCHYCQVHFYHKPNFDFHISKLESAGKCKIYEKVNNLYLCESCGEGFSWREKLEKHLRLAEQHGTHNQKELLMYGDFQCNMCGKTFNKRTTYMQHIKWHEDREDIPCVICGTMFKQTELRRHLMEVHSNDSLPCCYCGKLFTSRKYLEKHELVHQGGNFPCPECGKTFSQKSNMQQHLKTHSLDKDYSCEHCGQTFNQRAGLCQHLKKHFGPAEFNDECEVCGQYFSNDYNLKVHKKKIHNMHVEGLPDEIPDHPEYLASPIPSHLTSEDIREKAYGAANSTVKNMLGVSLGSSVSLGLSMKQEGSTESLDESQIHMRDTANHMNDMRHMADRRDTPGGLMKDTLDAEDHMRMTQHHSMAVNEDPLHMPQDLTRMTASQTHMSDDSGRMSTAPQSPLIAAPQSHMSDMRNSATDSPGRITDTPHMTDNLGRMAAENFGRMTSTPGGYLAEHLRRMAENQSRMSDSMSHYDERDNYSRLGDNLRSMSRGSAADPMGRLGDNLGRMTDNLSHMGVIRPTQTPSSTPQWPPHMQNHAALDSMNQSPQASQHTLYPLPFWPYDPSLRQYHH